The nucleotide window GGAAGTCGAGCAGGGTAGTACATTCGGGTACCGCAGCCCGGATATCGTCGCCGCCCAGTTCGCCCTTGGTACGGAACACCTGATACGCCGCGCTCCGCTCCGATAATAACCGCTCTAACTCGGCCCGCCGCTCCCGTCGCCCTTGTAAATATGTCTTGAGATCCACTGACTCACACGGTATCTCACCAGACGCGCTCGGGAGGGCGGCGGCGAGCAACTGGCGATCAACCACAGTCAGCTGACGCAGCAGGTCAGCAGTAGTTGGGTCCTTGGGGTCGCGGAGCGCACGAGCCCACCTCTGTCGAGCAGCCACCGCCCCCTTGAACGCCCCTATTCGGTGATACGTTGTTGACGCATCCCGGCCCGGATCAAGCACCACCGAAAGGTACAACGAAATCGCTCTCTGTGCCTCAGCGGCCATAGAAAGTTGCTCGGCCTCGGCCTGACTGTTCGCCAATCGCGATAAATTGACCTGATTTATTGCCAAAGATTCACCAGCCAATCTAATCGTATCGTGCGAAAGACTGTGACTCACTATATCAACAAGACATATATTATATAGGTATAGTGATATGTCGGGGTGGTCCTTGGGCAGGGCCTTGCGGCAGATGTCCAGTGCCTCCTCGTGGCTCTTCCGGGCACCCTCGAGATCCCGCAGGTCGCACTGCAAGACACCCAGGTTGTTCAGGCTCCTGGCGATGTCGGGGTGACCCGCGGGCAGAGCCTTGCGGTAAATGTCCAGTGCTTCCCGATAGCTCCTCTTACATTCCTCGAGTTCCCGCAATTCGTGCTGTACGACACCCAAGTTGGTTAGGCTCAAGGCGATGTCGGGGTGATCCTTGGGCAGGGCCTTGCGGCGGATGGCCAGGGCCTCCTCGTGGCTCTCCCGCGCGGCTTTCAACTCCCCAAGCATCCCCTGCGCGGCACCCAGGTTGTTCAGGGTCGAGGCGATGTCGGGGAGAACTGCGGGCCGCATCTTGCGGTGGATGTCCAGTGCCTCCTGGTGGCTCTTCCGGGCGCCCTCGAGATCCCGCAGGTCGTGCTGCGCGTTGCCCAGGTTGTTCAGGCTCATGGCGATGTCGGGGAGAACTGCGGGCCGCATCTTGCGGCGGATGTCCAGTGCCTCCTGGTGGCTCTTCCGGGCGCCCTCGAGATCCCGCAGGTCGTGCTGCGCGTTGCCCAGGTTGTTCAGGCTCATGGCGATGTCGGGGTGACCCGCGGGCAGGGCCTTGCGGCGGATGGCCAGTGCCTCCTCGTGGCTCCTCCGGGCGCCCTCGAGATCCCGCAGGTCGCGGTGCGCGACGCCCAGGTTGTTCAGGGTCGAGGCGATGTCGGGGAGAACTGCGGGCCGCATCTTGCGGCGGATGTCCAGTGCCTCCTGGTGGCTCTTCCGGGCGCCCTCGAGATCCCGCAGGTCGCGCTGCACGAGCCCCAGGTTGTTCAGGGTCGAGGCGATGTCGGGGTGATCCTTGGGCAGGGCCTTGCGGCGGATGGCCAGTGCCTCCTGGTGGCTCTTCCGGGCGCCCTCGAGATCCCGCAGGTCGTGCTGCGCGTTGCCCAGGTTGTTCAGGCTCATGGCGACGCCGGGGTGGCCCGCGGGGAGGGCCTTGCGGCAGATGTCCAGTGCCTCCTGGTGGCTCTTCCGGGCGCCCTCGAGATCCCGCAGGTCGTGCTGCGCGACACCCAGGTTGTTCAGGGTCGAGGCGATGTCGGGGTGATCCTTGGGCAGGGCCTTGCGGCGGATGGCCAGTGCCTCCTCGTGACTCTTCCGGGCGCCCTCGAGATCCCGCAGGTCGTACTGCGCGTTGCCCAGGTTGTTCAGGCTCATGGCGACGCCGGGGTGGCCCGCGGGGAGGGCCTTGCGGCAGATGTCCAGTGCCTCCTGGTGGCTCTTCCGGGCGCCCTCGAGATCCCGCAGGTCGCGCTGCACGAGCCCCAGGTTGTTCAGGCTCATGGCGACGCCGGAGTGGCCCGTTGGTCGCATCTTGCGGCGGATGTCCAGTGCCTCCTGGTGGCTCTTCCGGGCGCCCTCGAGATCCCGCAGGTCGCGCTGCACGAGCCCCAGGTTGTTCAGGGTCGAGGCGATGTCGGGGTGATCCTTGGGCAGGGCCTTGCGGCGGATGGCCAGTGCCTCCTGGTGGCTCCTCCGGGCGCCCTCGAGATCCCGCAGGTCGTGCTGCACGAGCCCTAGATTTGTCAGACCGAACGCCACTAGCGGGTCATCTGCTCCTAGCCCTGCTTTCCA belongs to Gemmata obscuriglobus and includes:
- a CDS encoding CHAT domain-containing tetratricopeptide repeat protein, translating into MSGSRLVMGLVLAFDLVAGPTITAAQPSAERAKQRAEAGAKVTALLREGKFAEAIGPATKCAKLSREIDGPKHWRTFDAEHTLKLAEAAAGLTTDKQKALVAALTAEENVKKAEITAPEKALAIARSALEMYDRAFVSEETVEIAQVLHAVGRIEGVLGNTNDAKAMNERALAIRRKLLPVQHPDLGRSLNNLALLQANLGDRKEAAEGYRKAVCIWKAGLGADDPLVAFGLTNLGLVQHDLRDLEGARRSHQEALAIRRKALPKDHPDIASTLNNLGLVQRDLRDLEGARKSHQEALDIRRKMRPTGHSGVAMSLNNLGLVQRDLRDLEGARKSHQEALDICRKALPAGHPGVAMSLNNLGNAQYDLRDLEGARKSHEEALAIRRKALPKDHPDIASTLNNLGVAQHDLRDLEGARKSHQEALDICRKALPAGHPGVAMSLNNLGNAQHDLRDLEGARKSHQEALAIRRKALPKDHPDIASTLNNLGLVQRDLRDLEGARKSHQEALDIRRKMRPAVLPDIASTLNNLGVAHRDLRDLEGARRSHEEALAIRRKALPAGHPDIAMSLNNLGNAQHDLRDLEGARKSHQEALDIRRKMRPAVLPDIAMSLNNLGNAQHDLRDLEGARKSHQEALDIHRKMRPAVLPDIASTLNNLGAAQGMLGELKAARESHEEALAIRRKALPKDHPDIALSLTNLGVVQHELRELEECKRSYREALDIYRKALPAGHPDIARSLNNLGVLQCDLRDLEGARKSHEEALDICRKALPKDHPDISLYLYNICLVDIVSHSLSHDTIRLAGESLAINQVNLSRLANSQAEAEQLSMAAEAQRAISLYLSVVLDPGRDASTTYHRIGAFKGAVAARQRWARALRDPKDPTTADLLRQLTVVDRQLLAAALPSASGEIPCESVDLKTYLQGRRERRAELERLLSERSAAYQVFRTKGELGGDDIRAAVPECTTLLDFREYWHICPPTKGRQEPVTEQRLLAFVVRPGKGGVTLVPLGRSEPIAQLVDRWRSTQGSGRLPTAGNPDPAVELRKAVWEPLAKHLGDGVKTVLISPDGPLHGLPFAALPGDEENKFLLHKYAFAVVPVPILLPEVLAKKTVGPSAPRLLLAGGIDFGQPADKPALAPTDTRLPRVPTYDRLPGSKSEVNDLRAQFEETFPDAPAPKVLRGELATKTAFVDAVPKKTFLHLATHGFFAAETEKSALDTDQRPVRGFQMDRFLVGRHPGLLSGVVFAGVNAPGTPKEQAILTALEAGELDLSNAELVVLSACDTGRGKVAGGEGVLGLQRGLQTAGAQTVVASLWAVKDEHTHQLMREFYSRLWDTKKNVSKAEALRQAQLWMLTNSQRGGLRPEGQDGKEVLPPHFWAAFVLSGDWR